The DNA sequence GTGGCCAAGGACGGCATTGAGGTCAAGGTCATCGCCCGGGTCACGGTGCGGGCCAATATCGACCGCCTGGTGGGTGGTGCCGGCGAGGAAACCATCCTGGCCCGGGTTGGCGAGGGGGTGGTGACTACAGTGGGCAGCGCCGAAAGCCACAAGCACGTGCTGGAAAACCCGGACTCCATTTCCCGGACCGTGCTGGAGAAGGGCCTGGATGCCGGTACGGCTTTCGAAATCCTTTCCATTGATATTGCCGACGTGGATGTGGGGCGGAACATCGGCGCCCAGTTGCAAATCGACCAGGCGGAAGCCGACAAGCGCATTGCCCAGGCCAAGGCAGAGGAGCGGCGGGCCATGGCCGTGGCCAAAGAGCAGGAGATGCGGGCCATGGTGGAGGAAATGCGCGCCCGGGTGGTGGAAGCGGAAGCGGAAGTGCCCCGGGCCATGGCCGAGGCTTTGCGCCAGGGCAAACTGGGTGTCATGGATTACTACAACATGCAAAACCTGCTGGCCGATACCCGTATGCGCGAGGGTCTGGCCAGGATGGGCGGCGAGCCGGGTGAGCCCGGCGAGTCCTCCATGAGGGGAAAGGAACGCTAACCCATGGAAGCGCTCATTTTCTGGGCTTTTCTCCTGTTCATTTTCTGGACACTCTTTGCCAGGGAGCGCGCTAGGTCCGGCCGGCGTTATCCCGGGGGCCCCATTCCTCCCTTTCCGCAGCCGGATGCGCGGGAAAAACCGCAGGATGGTTCCTTAAGGGAACCAGGGAATTACGGGGAGGAGGAAGATTTGCCTTTACCGGGACCCTGGAGCCGTCGACAGGAAGAAGCGGATCTACCCCTGCCCGGTCCGTGGAGCCGCAGGCCGGAAGAGACTGACTTGCCCCTGCCAGGTCCATGGGACCGCCGGGAAACTGACCCGGAGGATGTTCCCCTTCCCGGCCCGTGGAACCGGCAGGAGGAAGGACCGCTTCCCGGCCCCTGGAGCAGGCGGGAAGGGGATCCGCCCGGCCAGGTGAACGGGGAAAAGGTTCGCAAAGCACCTGCTGGTGTGTTCCGGCGGGAGCAACAGGAGTGCTGCCCCGGCCCCGCTTTAGAACATAAACCGGAACGGATGGCTGAAACGAAGCGTGAAGCTTACCGGGAACGTTCCGTACAAAACGTGCCTGGAGTTGAAGGTGCGGACCAGGTTTTTCCGGAAACCCGGGGATTCTGCCCCCGGCCGGTGCAATGTCCCCTGCTTTCGAGACGCAACCTGGCTGCGGCGGTAATCCTGTCTGAAGTGCTGAATTCCCGCGGTGGCCGGCAGGTCCGGAGAAGGAGAGGGACGCGGTAGGAACATCATGGCAAAATCAAGCTGCAATTGAGGAGGTACTATGACGTGCAGGAGTGGCTTGTACTTGTTTATAAGTTGCCGCCAGAACCGTCCCGTTACAGGGCGGCAGTCTGGCGGCGGATCAAGTCCCTGGGAGCAATATACCTGCAGAACGGGGTCTGTGTTTTGCCTTACGGACGTGACACCGAAAGGCAGTTCAGACAATTGCGCAAAGAGATTGAGGATTGCGGAGGGGAATCCTTTTTAATCAAAGGTACGCTGCTCGTTGGCGAACAGAACCTGATAGAACTCTTCAATGCGGCCAGGGACGAGGAATATGCGGAAATCATCGACCGTTGCGAAGATTTTTTCAAGGAAATAGAGATGGAAACTGAAAGCCGGCACTTTACTTACGCCGAACTGGAAGAAAACGAAGAAGATCTGGCCAAGCTGGAAAAATGGATGAAAAAGGTTATGGAAAGGGACTTCTTCCAGGCCAGCCTGGCAGAAAAGACAAAGGAACTATTACAGGAGTGCCGTACGCGTCTGGATGAATTTGCCGATCGGGTTTTTGTATGCGAAGATTCCATGCATAAAAAACCTGAGTGTATGGAATCCTGATAAATTTGAGAAAAATTTTTGGGATTTTACTGGAATTTCATATTGCTTTTAAATTGTTGCGTTTTCCCAGATAAAGCATAATTGGTACTGCCAGTAACTGAACTATCACCGAAAATGCCACCACATACCCTACCGACAGGTCATACAAAATCCCCATCAGGGCGCTGCCCAGGAACCAGAACAGGCCGTACCCGGTGTTGAACACCCCGTAGGCAGTACCGCGCCTATCAGGAGGGATCATACCGGCAATGGCTGCCCTTAAAACCGATTCCTGTGCCCCCATACCAATACCCCAGATTACCATCCCTGTTACAACTGTTATAAAGTCCCCCAAAAACACTAAGGGTGCAAATGAGGATGAAACCAGTACAGCTATGACCAGAATATTGATTCCGGTACGGTCAAACAAGTATCCAAAAATTAAAGCCGCCAGGGCATCGGCTGCCATTGCTATGGCATAAAGTATTGGAAGCCATTCGGGCGAAATCAGAGAAGTCTTACCCAGGTGGAAGGCAATTAAAGGATAATCAACATAGCCGGCCGCTATGAGGGCGACGGCAGCCAGGTAAAGCCAGAATTTTGACGGTAAACCTTTGTCTACCGCCATGATTGGCGTTGCTTCCAGCTCTCGCGGGACCGGATATAAAATCCTGGCAGCGATGAGGATTATTAGCGCAACG is a window from the Desulfofundulus luciae genome containing:
- a CDS encoding Chromate resistance protein ChrB produces the protein MQEWLVLVYKLPPEPSRYRAAVWRRIKSLGAIYLQNGVCVLPYGRDTERQFRQLRKEIEDCGGESFLIKGTLLVGEQNLIELFNAARDEEYAEIIDRCEDFFKEIEMETESRHFTYAELEENEEDLAKLEKWMKKVMERDFFQASLAEKTKELLQECRTRLDEFADRVFVCEDSMHKKPECMES
- the floA gene encoding flotillin-like protein FloA (flotillin-like protein involved in membrane lipid rafts); its protein translation is MFTLLGLSTIIFFLLILIGVAVIFSFIPVGLWISALAAGVKIGIFTLVGMRLRRVPPAKIVGPLIKADKAGLNVTVNQLEAHYLAGGNVDRVVDALIAAERADIPLTFERAAAIDLAGRNVLEAVQMSVNPKVIQTPVVSAVAKDGIEVKVIARVTVRANIDRLVGGAGEETILARVGEGVVTTVGSAESHKHVLENPDSISRTVLEKGLDAGTAFEILSIDIADVDVGRNIGAQLQIDQAEADKRIAQAKAEERRAMAVAKEQEMRAMVEEMRARVVEAEAEVPRAMAEALRQGKLGVMDYYNMQNLLADTRMREGLARMGGEPGEPGESSMRGKER
- a CDS encoding chromosomal replication initiator protein DnaA yields the protein MEALIFWAFLLFIFWTLFARERARSGRRYPGGPIPPFPQPDAREKPQDGSLREPGNYGEEEDLPLPGPWSRRQEEADLPLPGPWSRRPEETDLPLPGPWDRRETDPEDVPLPGPWNRQEEGPLPGPWSRREGDPPGQVNGEKVRKAPAGVFRREQQECCPGPALEHKPERMAETKREAYRERSVQNVPGVEGADQVFPETRGFCPRPVQCPLLSRRNLAAAVILSEVLNSRGGRQVRRRRGTR
- a CDS encoding MFS transporter, whose product is MESHGEKKMNHTTRRAFKFIILLGIVSLFSDMTYEGARSITGPFLAVLGATGTIVGFVAGLGELLGYGVRLFSGYISDRTGRYWPITILGYFLNLLAVPFLALAGNWPVAAGLMITERVGKAIRTPARDAMLSYATSEVGRGRGFGLHEALDQIGAITGPLIVALVLYFLKGNYKAGFAVLLVPASVALIILIAARILYPVPRELEATPIMAVDKGLPSKFWLYLAAVALIAAGYVDYPLIAFHLGKTSLISPEWLPILYAIAMAADALAALIFGYLFDRTGINILVIAVLVSSSFAPLVFLGDFITVVTGMVIWGIGMGAQESVLRAAIAGMIPPDRRGTAYGVFNTGYGLFWFLGSALMGILYDLSVGYVVAFSVIVQLLAVPIMLYLGKRNNLKAI